One segment of Aythya fuligula isolate bAytFul2 chromosome 30, bAytFul2.pri, whole genome shotgun sequence DNA contains the following:
- the RDH8 gene encoding retinol dehydrogenase 8, whose product MAGPAPRTVLVTGCSSGIGLAVAVRLAQDPQRRFQVIATMRDLSKKGKLEEAAGSALGKTLSIQRLDVCSDSSVAECLSSIPGGRVDVLVNNAGVGHVGPVESISVEEMKRVFETNFFGAVRMIKAVLPEMKRRRSGHIVVVSSVMGLQGIVFNDVYAASKFAVEGFCESLAVQLLQFNVFVSMVEPGPVNTDFELKLMEEVARSEFPGADEATVRYFKDVYLPASHEIFATLGQSPAAVAEAMVSVIGARRPAFRTQTNGLYTPLVALKYADPSGDLSVGTYYRLLFHYGTLFHLSMAVLRCLTCGCFRRRIAPL is encoded by the exons AtggccggccccgcgccccgcacCGTCCTCGTCACCGGCTGCTCCTCCGGCATCGGCCTGGCCGTGGCCGTGAGGCTGGCGCAGGACCCCCAGCGCCGCTTCCAGG TCATCGCCACCATGCGGGACCTGAGCAAGAAGGGGAAGctggaggaggcggcggggtCGGCGCTGGGCAAGACGCTGAGCATCCAACGCCTCGATGTCTGCAGCGACAGCTCGGTGGCCGAGTGCCTCAGCAGCATCCCCGGGGGCCGGGTGGACGTGCTGG TGAACAACGCCGGCGTGGGGCACGTGGGCCCCGTGGAGAGCATCAGCGTGGAGGAGATGAAGCGCGTCTTCGAGACCAATTTCTTCGGGGCGGTGAGGATGATCAAGGCCGTCCTGCCCGAGATGAAGCGGCGCCGCAGCGGCCACATCGTGGTGGTCAGCAGCGTcatggggctgcagg GGATCGTCTTCAACGACGTCTACGCCGCCTCCAAGTTCGCCGTGGAGGGGTTTTGCGAGAGCCTGGccgtgcagctgctgcagttcaACGTCTT CGTCTCCATGGTGGAGCCGGGCCCCGTCAACACCGACTTCGAGCTGAAGCTGATGGAGGAGGTGGCGCGCTCCGAATTCCCCGGCGCCGACGAGGCCACGGTGCGGTACTTCAAGGACGTCTACCTGCCGGCCTCCCACGAGATCTTCGCCACGCTGGGGCAGAGCCCGGCGGCCGTGGCCGAG GCTATGGTGAGCGTCATCGGGGCGCGGCGGCCGGCGTTCCGCACGCAGACCAACGGGCTCTACACGCCGCTGGTGGCCCTCAAATACGCCGACCCCTCGGGGGACCTGTCGGTGGGCACCTACTACCGCCTCCTCTTCCACTACGGGACCCTCTTCCACCTCAGCATGGCCGTGCTGCGGTGCCTCACCTGCGGCTGCTTCCGCCGCAGGATCGCCCCGCTCTGA
- the LOC116500060 gene encoding suppressor of SWI4 1 homolog produces MGRPSKTKNQKKERAAAVQQAQQDFGTVPHSFVFHRGRVGKNVRQLILDVRKVMEPYTARALKVRKKNSMKDFVAVAGPLGVTHFLVFSKSTSSINFKLFRLPGGPTLTFKVMQYSLIKDVVSSLKRHRMHEQQFTQHPLLVLSNFGLQQIHVKLMASMFQNMFPSINVHKVNLNNIKRCLLISYDAETQLLDFRHYSVKVVPVGVSKGLKKLLQEKFPNMSRLEDISELLVKDINLSESEAEQDGTHNTLELPQAYAGRGNMKAQQSAVRLTEIGPRMTLQLVKVEEGLAQGNVLFHSFIHKTEEEVQEILARKEAKLKLKTERRQQQEAAVERKRQQREAHREKSLAGIRRKRQQDGDSDAEDPGAPEQQDAAGQSDESDAEYYRQELGQEPDEDLFPNRAKRPRGPSGSAVPRKRRRRSQQEQPGAPKPRPVARKRGPARTDSKPQGAAGRKTGRGSERPAREGQKHGPKRQGKLLARGKIIFRRPGHGKKGKQLELPACASGKGTGPSRLRDPKTTPGMANTTSGSPCANFSRSQEALWPVLAAQFPLALLGNALAVFRLARERPWPAPVVYSFHLSVSGALYSLSLPALAAYYRPPKRWSYGAALCKLERFLFNCNLYGSTFFVACISLNRYLGIVYPLRLHGRLRSRHAQALSAAVWVLAAGLSAPTFVFSELQEEEGTVECLGSAARERLPRYIPYSLLLATLGCALPFLLTAFCYGAVARVVFRNPHLSPLEKRRIGVLVGASVALYAFSYLPYHVFRNLNLWRRRLRPALEDCGVSRAVHAAAQLGKILVNFNICLHPLLYAALADSVRCCCCCCKEQGESLELQPRSAAGARNGDTAPPQGAARPPGERFPPGEVGE; encoded by the exons aTGGGGAGGCCCAGCaag ACCAAGAACCAGAAGAaggagcgggcggcggcggTGCAGCAGGCGCAGCAGGACTTCGGCACCGTCCCCCACTCCTTCGTCTTCCACCGCGGCCGCGTGGGCAAGAACGTGCGCCAGCTCATCCTGGACGTGCGCAAGGTGATGGAGCCTTACACCGCCCGGGCCCTCAAG GTGCGGAAAAAAAACTCGATGAAAGATTTCGTGGCCGTGGCCGGGCCGCTGGGGGTGACGCATTTTTTGGTCTTCAGCAAATCCACCTCCAGCATCAACTTC aagCTGTTTCGGCTGCCCGGGGGCCCGACGCTGACGTTCAAAGTGATGCAG TACTCGCTGATCAAGGACGTGGTCTCGTCCCTCAAACGGCACCGCATGCACGAGCAGCAGTTCACCCAGCACCcgctgctggtgctcagcaaCTTCGGCCTCCAGCAGATCCACGTCAAGCTGATGGCCAGCATGTTCCAGAACATGTTTCCCTCCATCAACGTCCACAAG GTCAACCTCAACAACATCAAGAGGTGTTTGCTCATCAGCTACGACGCCGAGACGCAGCTCCTGGATTTCCGACACTA CAGCGTGAAGGTGGTGCCCGTGGGCGTGAGCAAGGGCCtgaagaagctgctgcaggagaaattCCCCAACATGAGCCGCTTGGAGGACATCAGCGAGCTGCTGGTGAA AGACATCAACCTGTCGGAGAGCGAGGCCGAGCAGGACGGGACCCACAACACCCTGGAGCTGCCTCAAGCCTACGCCGGCCGGGGCAACATGAAGGCTCAGCAGAGCGCCGTGCGCCTCACCGAG ATCGGGCCCCGCATGACGCTGCAGCTCGTGAAGGTGGAGGAGGGCTTGGCGCAGGGCAACGTGCTCTTCCACAGCTTCA TTCACAAAACGGAGGAGGAGGTGCAGGAGATCCTGGCGAGGAAGGAGGCGAAGCTGAAGCTGAAGACGgagcggcggcagcagcaggaggcggCCGTGGAGCGCAAGCGGCAGCAGCGGGAGGCTCACCG GGAGAAAAGCCTGGCGGGGATCCGGAGGAAACGGCAGCAGGACGGCGACAGCGACGCCGAGGACCCCGGGGCGCCGGAGCAGCAGGATGCGGCCGGGCAGTCGGACGAGAGCGACGCCGAATATTATCGGCAGGAGCTGGGCCAGGAGCCCGACGAAG ATCTCTTTCCCAACCGCGCCAAGAGGCCGCGAGGCCCCTCGGGCTCTGCCGTGCCGCGGAAACGCCGGCGgcgcagccagcaggagcagcccggAGCCCCAAAACCTCGCCCGGTGGCACGAAAAAGGGGCCCGGCGCGGACGGACTCCAAGCCCCAAGGAGCAGCCGGGCGAAAAACGGGACGAGGAAGCGAGCGGCCGGCCCGGGAGGGACAGAAGCACGGCCCCAAGAGGCAAGGGAAGCTGTTGGCCAggggaaaaatcattttcaggcGGCCCGGGCACGGCAAGAAGGGGAAGC AGCTCGAGCTGCCCGCTTGTGCCAGCGGGAAGGGGACGGGGCCGTCACGGCTGCG CGACCCTAAAACCACCCCCGGCATGGCCAACACCACCTCGGGCAGCCCCTGCGCCAACTTCAGCCGCTCGCAGGAGGCGCTGTGGCCGGTGCTGGCGGCCCAATtccccctggccctgctgggcaACGCCTTGGCCGTGTTCCGCTTGGCCCGCGAACGCCCGTGGCCGGCGCCCGTGGTTTATTCCTTCCACCTCTCCGTCAGCGGCGCCCTCTACTCGCTCTCCCTGCCCGCCTTGGCGGCTTATTACCGGCCTCCCAAACGCTGGAGCTACGGCGCCGCGCTCTGCAAGCTCGAACGTTTCCTCTTCAACTGCAACCTCTACGGCAGCACCTTCTTCGTCGCCTGCATCAGCCTCAACCGCTACCTGGGCATCGTTTACCCGCTGCGGCTCCACGGGCGGCTGCGTTCCCGGCACGCCCAAGCGCTGAGCGCGGCCGTCTGGGTGCTGGCCGCGGGGCTCTCGGCCCCCACCTTTGTTTTTtcggagctgcaggaggaggaggggacgGTGGAGTGCTTGGGGAGCGCGGCGCGGGAGCGCCTGCCCCGTTACATCCCctacagcctgctgctggcgaCGCTGGGCTGCGcgctgcccttcctgctcaccGCCTTCTGCTACGGCGCCGTGGCCCGCGTGGTTTTTCGCAACCCGCACCTCAGCCCGCTGGAAAAACGCAGGATcggggtgctggtgggggcCAGCGTGGCCCTTTACGCCTTCTCCTACCTGCCCTACCACGTCTTCCGCAACCTCAACCTGTGGAGGCGCCGCCTGAGGCCGGCCCTGGAGGACTGCGGCGTCTCGCGGGCCGTCCACGCCGCCGCCCAGCTCGGCAAAATCCTCGTCAACTTCAACATCTGCCTGCACCCGCTGCTCTACGCCGCGCTGGCCGACAGCgtgcgctgctgctgctgctgctgcaaggagcaAGGGGagagcctggagctgcagccccggAGCGCGGCGGGAGCACGGAACGGGGACACGGCCCCGCCGCAGGGCGCCGCGAGGCCCCCGGGTGAACGTTTTCCACCCGGAGAGGTGGGGGAGTAA
- the EIF3G gene encoding eukaryotic translation initiation factor 3 subunit G, with the protein MPTGDYDSKPSWADQVEEEGGEDDKCITSELLKDIPLTGVLGGSLSAEAELLKGGPLPSPKELINGNIKTITEYREEEDGRKVKIIRTFRIETRKASKAVARRKNWKKFGNSEFDAPGPNVATTTVSDDVFMTFITSKEDLNCQEEEDPMNKLKGQKIVSCRICKGDHWTTRCPYKDTLGPMQKELAEQLGLSTGEKEKLPGEPEPVQAQQSKTGKYVPPSLRDGASRRGESMQPNRRADDNATIRVTNLSEDTRETDLQELFRPFGSISRIYLAKDKATGQSKGFAFISFHRREDAARAIAGVSGFGYDHLILNVEWAKPSTN; encoded by the exons ATGCCGACGGGCGACTACGA CTCGAAGCCCAGCTGGGCCGACCAggtggaagaggagggaggagaagacG ACAAATGCATCACCAGCGAGCTGCTGAAGGACATCCCCCTGACAGGGGTGCTCGGGGGGAGCCTGAGCGCTGAGGCCGAGCTGCTGAAGGGAG GCCCGCTGCCCTCCCCGAAGGAGCTCATCAATGGCAACATCAAGACCATCACGGAGTACCGcgaggaggaggatgggaggAAGGTGAAG ATCATCCGCACCTTCCGCATCGAAACCAGGAAGGCCTCCAAGGCGGTGGCACGTCGGAAG aactggaaaaaatttGGCAACTCGGAGTTCGACGCCCCCGGCCCGAACGTGGCCACCACCACCGTGAGCGACGACGTCTTCATGACGTTCATCACGAGCAAGGAG GACCTCAACTGCCAAGAGGAGGAGGACCCGATGAACAAGCTGAAGGGCCAGAAGATCGTCTCGTGCCGCATCTGCAAGGGCGACCACTGGACCACGCGCTGCCCCTACAAGGACACGCTGGGCCCCATGCAGAAGGAGCTGGCCgagcagctggggctgtccACGGGCGAGAAGGAGAAGCTGCCCGGAG AGCCGGAGCCGGTGCAGGCTCAGCAGAGCAAGACGGGCAAGTACGTGCCGCCCAGCCTGAGGGACGGCGCCAGCCGCCGCGGGGAGTCCATGCAGCCCAACCGCAGGG CCGACGACAACGCCACCATCCGCGTCACCAACCTGTCCGAGGACACGCGTGAGACCGACCTGCAGGAGCTCTTCCGCCCCTTCGGCTCCATCTCCAGGATCTACCTGGCCAAGGACAAGGCCACGGGGCAGTCCAAG ggtTTTGCCTTCATCAGCTTCCACCGCCGCGAGGACGCGGCCCGTGCCATCGCCGGGGTGTCTGGTTTCGGCTACGACCACCTGATCCTCAACGTGGAATGGGCCAA ACCCTCCACCAACTGa